A region from the Panthera uncia isolate 11264 chromosome D3 unlocalized genomic scaffold, Puncia_PCG_1.0 HiC_scaffold_8, whole genome shotgun sequence genome encodes:
- the LOC125914397 gene encoding 40S ribosomal protein S15a-like, whose amino-acid sequence MVGMNILTDALKTINNAEKRGKCQVLIRPWSKVIIRFLTVMIKHGYIGEVEIIGDHRARKIVENLTGRLNKCGVISSRFDVQLKDLEKWQNDLLPSRQFGFIVLTTSAGIMDHEEARRKHTGGKILGFFF is encoded by the coding sequence ATGGTGGGTATGAATATCTTGACAGATGCTCTCAAGACCATTAACAATGCTGAGAAGAGAGGCAAATGCCAGGTTCTTATTAGGCCATGGTCCAAAGTCATCATCAGATTTCTGACTGTGATGATTAAGCATGGTTACATTGGTGAAGTTGAAATCATCGGTGATCACAGAGCTCGGAAAATTGTTGAGAACCTCACAGGCAGGTTAAACAAGTGTGGAGTGATCAGCTCCAGGTTTGATGTACAACtcaaagatctagaaaaatggcagaatgaTCTGCTCCCGTCCCGCCAGTTTGGTTTCATTGTACTGACAACCTCAGCTGGCATCATGGACCATGAAGAAGCAAGACGAAAACACACAGGAGGGAAAATCCTGGGATTCTTTTTCTAG